The Salvelinus namaycush isolate Seneca chromosome 31, SaNama_1.0, whole genome shotgun sequence genomic interval gctaacttgtTGATCATGCTTTGTAATATACCCCTCAGTAGTTAGGTAAACCATATGGAGTGATTCATTATGTTTTAGATCAGAGGGGAAAGAGTAATCCATTTAACTGCAGTGTAGAAACATCTTTCCATTACACACACTGTGACCACATCCACTGACTAAGAAATTGAAAACTTCCAGGGATGATGACACAACCTTTTCAGGCCAGGATTCACACTTAGCAACCCACGCACAGGGATAGTTCAATTGTCATCTATCCAACTTTCACTGCTTTGCCTCAGGTTTCTCTTTCATTCAAGGAAGAATCCCAAAGTAGAAATATGTTTTTTACAGAAATTAAATACTTTATTCACAGAAAGGTCAATATAAAGTGTTTACTTGGTAACATATTTAaaaggatagttcacccaaattacaaaactacatattggtgtccttaacatgtaagcagtctatggacaagcgAAGATTTCCTACAGGGGAAGGAAACGAATGtgcaattttgtaatttgggtgaactatccctttgaGGAGCAGTTTTAACATAAAATCTACCAAATGGTGCCTCCAGACAGAATAACATAAAACCTATGAAGTGGTGCTTCCAGacagaataacatacagtaaaGGGAGTTTAATACCTTTCCCTAGGGCTACGGCCACACAAAGATTTTGTGTTAGAAAATTGCTTATTGAGCCAATGGGTTTGTATGGGAGTAATCCATTGACAGGTGATGGACAACAGAGATGTGTATGCAACTCGTCTGAAAATAATTTACTTGCGTTTTTGAGGGACACAAAAATAAAAACGTCATATGTCTGTAGTGGCTGTAGCACAAAACTCATGTGTTAAATTAGGCAAAAGTTTGAGTTAGGAATTGACCCCACTCTATAAAATCATAATAAGTTATTTAATTTAACAACAATTATTGAACAACAATTTAATTAATCTTGATCAAGAAAGGAAATGTGTAGCAAACAGTATGAAATTAATGTATGAATACATTCATATTGTAccttatttaacaaggcaagtcagctaagaccaaattcttatttacaatggcagcctaggaacagtgggttaactgccttgttcaggggcagaacaacagatttttaccttgacagcttggggatttgatctagcaaccgttcgttactggtccaatgctctaaccactaggctacctgccaccctgaaATAAGGTCAGCTTTGTCAGAAGGAAAGCCTTAACTAATACCTGCAATGTTATTGTATCCACAAGGATGTTAAAATGTGCCTTGAAACATGCACTGGTCCTACTAAAAGTAAGCATggaaataaataatataaatccACACAGACTGCATATTTTTGGAATAGACATGTTCTCCTTTTCTAGAGGAGAAAAGCACCAATATACATGGTAGTCTCTGCTGAACAGTCAATCAGTTCATAATTGTCTTCATTAATGGACACCCTCAGGAGGTCCCCTTCCTCCAGAGCAACCACCTGTCCCGTGTACACAGTCCTCGCTCCTCTCCTATTGTCTGGTATGCTATCCTTGACTTCCATGATAGGCCTATCTTTTGGGTATCTATTGGAGAATTTCAGGACTTTCAGTCTAAGAAAATGGATCTCGCCAGATACCTTGTCTTTATCCGGCATTCGAAAGTTGACCCCTACGTAGACAAAGTATCGGCCTCCCTGAGGGACAACCAGAGCATGCTTCTTCTCATCATAGGTGAAATGTTGCATGTGTACCAAGCCAGGGTCCTGGTGTTCCCATTGGATGTAATCTTCAGGCACGGAGTTGCACCTTGATGATGCTGGAGGTAGGAGAAGATGGAGAGGATCAGAGGAAATATATAAACGATTGTGATTCTGGAAATATATCCACTTGATATTCAACACACAAAAAGCCAACATTCCTGACTGCTGCCCTTGCACAATATTAGCACAGCTCAATGTGCACACTATAGCCTATTTGCAAACTAAACAGGAAGTTTGATTAGGCATGTGAATAACACCATACCCATACACTAGGGATTTCTCAGTGATATCCAAAAAGAATGTGGTTCCTAAAATAGAATCATTAAGGCACATCTAGGCTACATTAGATAATACAATTGTATAACAAAAATAATTGGTATAAAtcagcaaacattttttttttacaaagttgCAAACCCACACATCCGGTCCATTCACATGcaggcatatatatatatatatgtatataataaAAACACGCTTTACTAAGACATACTTGTCAGGTGAGCGTTTGGCTTCAGGTTCTGTTCTTGACGATCTGGTAGGAAAAAGAAAACAACGATCAGCGCATGCTTGCTTTACGCTGCTGATAGAAGCGCCTCTCGAGGCTTAAATCATAAAATCAAAGGAATGTACTATGGAAGACATATCATACGAAATAGTTGCATACCTATAGCTTGCTGTCGTGAGTATTCAGCTGGTTTGAATGAATCCTACAAACACAAGTTAATTATT includes:
- the LOC120026065 gene encoding tumor necrosis factor ligand superfamily member 15, translated to MDKCARNSEIPHDTVISMAQQESVVLLLKHCQEMKRQESRLRLVTLFLVLGCAAVFVFTQRVNRDCNEKDSFKPAEYSRQQAIDRQEQNLKPNAHLTTSSRCNSVPEDYIQWEHQDPGLVHMQHFTYDEKKHALVVPQGGRYFVYVGVNFRMPDKDKVSGEIHFLRLKVLKFSNRYPKDRPIMEVKDSIPDNRRGARTVYTGQVVALEEGDLLRVSINEDNYELIDCSAETTMYIGAFLL